A region from the Malus domestica chromosome 07, GDT2T_hap1 genome encodes:
- the LOC103439690 gene encoding phosphoglucomutase, chloroplastic-like, which produces MALSLRLHNLLSPTFRPKTLSSSSSSNATLSPPNPSLSLLSSSPLPHLPLRTSHSLAIRAASSSSSSPTTVADPQGIKINLVPTKPIEGQKTGTSGLRKKVKVFQQENYLANWIQALFDSLPPEDYKNGLLVLGGDGRYFNREAAQIIIKIAAGNGVGKILVGKEGILSTPAVSAVIRKRQANGGFIMSASHNPGGPDYDWGIKFNYNSGQPAPESITDMIYGNTLSITEIKIADIADVDLSTLGVVKYGKFSVEVVDPVSDYLELLENVFDFQLIKSLLQLDFRFMFDAMHAVTGAYAKPIFVDKLGASPDSISNGVPLEDFGHGHPDPNLTYAKDLVNILYSENGPDFGAASDGDGDRNMILGRGFFVTPSDSVAIIAANAQEAIPYFRSGPKGLARSMPTSGALDRVAEKLKLPFFEVPTGWKFFGNLMDAGKLSICGEESFGTGSDHIREKDGIWAVLAWLSIIAYCNKDKKPGEKLVSVADVVKKHWATYGRNFFSRYDYEECKSAGANKMIDYLRELISSSKTGDKYGNYILQFADDFTYTDPVDGSVASKQGVRFVFTDGSRISYRLSGTGSAGATVRIYIEQYEPDASKHDVDAQTALKPLIDLALSVSKLKEFTGREKPTVIT; this is translated from the exons ATGGCACTTTCTCTCAGATTACACAACCTTCTTTCCCCAACCTTCAGACCCAAAactttatcatcatcatcatcatcaaatgcCACTCTATCTCCTCCAAACCCATCTCTCTCACTCCTCTCCTCCTCTCCCCTTCCACACCTCCCACTCAGAACCTCACACTCCCTCGCCATTAGAGccgcttcctcctcctcttcttccccaACCACGGTTGCTGATCCACAGGGCATCAAG attaaTTTGGTTCCCACTAAACCAATCGAAGGTCAGAAGACTGGAACCAGTGGTCTCCGAAAAAAG GTGAAAGTTTTTCAGCAAGAAAATTACCTTGCAAATTGGATTCAG GCTTTATTTGATTCATTGCCGCCCGAGGATTACAAGAATGGGTTATTGGTGTTAGGAGGTGATGGTCGTTACTTTAATCGTGAAGCTGCACAG ATTATTATCAAAATTGCCGCCGGGAACGGTGTTGGGAAAATTTTGGTTGGCAA GGAAGGAATTTTGTCAACACCTGCCGTTTCTGCAGTAATCAGAAAGAGGCAG GCCAATGGGGGATTTATTATGAGTGCAAGCCACAATCCTGGTGGGCCTGATTATGATTGGGGTATTAAG TTTAATTACAACAGTGGCCAACCTGCACCTGAGTCCATCACAGACATGATTTACGGAAACACTCTTTCT ATCACTGAAATAAAGATAGCAGATATTGCTGATGTTGACCTATCTACTCTCGGAGTTGTAAAGTATGGAAAATTCAGTGTTGAAGTTGTTGATCCGGTTTCTGACTATTTGGAATTGTTGGAG AACGTATTTGATTTCCAACTTATCAAAAGTCTTCTACAGTTAGACTTCAG GTTTATGTTTGATGCAATGCATGCTGTTACTGGTGCTTATGCGAAACCCATCTTTGTGGATAAGCTCGGAGCCAGTCCG GATTCAATTTCAAATGGAGTGCCTCTGGAGGATTTTGGTCATGGCCATCCAGATCCTAATCTTAC ATATGCCAAGGATTTGGTCAACATTCTGTATAGCGAAAATGGACCTGACTTTGGGGCTGCTAGTGATG GGGATGGTGATAGGAACATGATTCTTGGTAGAGGCTTTTTCGTTACTCCTTCAGACTCTGTTGCAATTATTGCAGCCAATGCCCAAGAAGCTATTCCATACTTCCGGAGTGGCCCCAAG GGATTAGCTCGATCCATGCCAACAAGTGGTGCACTTGATCGTGTTGCTGAAAAATTGAAGCTTCCTTTCTTTGAG GTTCCCACTGGTTGGAAGTTCTTTGGGAATCTTATGGATGCTGGGAAGTTATCTATATGCGGGGAAGAGAGTTTTGGAACAGGTTCTGATCACATCCGCGAGAAAGATGGCATATG GGCAGTTTTAGCTTGGCTTTCAATCATTGCATATTGTAACAAAGACAAAAAACCTGGGGAGAAGTTGGTCTCTGTTGCAGACGTCGTGAAGAAACACTGGGCAACCTATGGAAGAAATTTCTTTTCTCGATATGACTATGAA GAATGCAAGTCTGCAGGTGCCAACAAAATGATAGATTATCTTCGAGAATTGATCTCTAGCAGCAAGACCGGTGACAAGTACG GAAATTACATTCTCCAATTTGCTGATGACTTTACATACACTGATCCT GTTGATGGAAGTGTGGCGTCAAAGCAAGGTGTTCGGTTTGTTTTTACAGATGGATCAAGGATATCATATCGCTTATCA GGAACGGGTTCAGCAGGAGCAACTGTTCGAATTTACATTGAACAATATGAACCAGATGCCTCTAAACATGACGTGGATGCCCAAACGGCACTAAAGCCATTGATAG ATTTGGCGTTGTCTGTATCGAAGCTGAAGGAATTCACTGGAAGGGAGAAGCCCACAGTCATCACATGA